Proteins from a single region of Oncorhynchus tshawytscha isolate Ot180627B linkage group LG03, Otsh_v2.0, whole genome shotgun sequence:
- the LOC112240122 gene encoding syntaxin-19 isoform X1: MKDRLEELRQRAQGFREVSRETDDTPFPEEDANPDAPLGVKVATPQQAVVFEQEPVLHNFLSEAQHIRGDITELETEVKKFSQQQRTLVATMRRFSVMKKDSDVTTDIKLQAESIHRRLDDLSKKAQSLEDMQGLATATTRIQRSQHAVLHRQFQQVMCLYNNSILSKQEHCKNFLIRQLEVFGRDVTEEGVDEMVATGKWEVFNQNLLNDERITRAQLSEIEQRHKELLNLESNMKELRELFMDIFMLVEEQGGYIDNIQTSVEKTQDYVTVTNEKFKMATRYKKKNPLRRLCCCCCPWRCCT; this comes from the exons ATGAAGGACCGCCTGGAGGAGCTGCGTCAGAGGGCCCAGGGTTTTCGGGaggtgagcagagagacagatgatACCCCATTCCCTGAGGAAGATGCTAACCCAGATGCCCCATTGGGGGTTAAGGTCGCCACCCCGCAGCAGGCTGTGGTGTTCGAGCAAGAACCAGTCCTGCACAACTTCCTGTCCGAGGCTCAGCATATCCGCGGTGACATCACTGAGCTGGAAACAGAG gTGAAGAAGTTCAGCCAGCAACAAAGGACCCTGGTGGCAACCATGCGTCGTTTCAGTGTGATGAAGAAGGACAGTGATGTGACGACGGACATCAAGCTGCAGGCAGAGAGCATCCACAGACGGCTGGACGACCTCTCCAAGAAGGCACAGAGTTTAGAAGACATGCAGGGACTGGCTACAGCCACTACACGCATCCAACGCTCCCAACACGCAGTGCTACACAGACAATTCCAACAG GTGATGTGTCTGTACAACAACTCCATCCTCAGTAAACAGGAGCATTGTAAAAACTTCCTCATCCGCCAGCTGGAGGTGTTTGGTCGTGACGTCACCGAGGAGGGAGTCGATGAAATGGTTGCCACGGGGAAGTGGGAGGTGTTTAATCAGAACCTGCTCAACGACGAACGCATCACACGTGCTCAGCTGTCCGAGATCGAGCAGAGACACAAG GAGCTGCTGAATCTGGAGAGCAACATGAAGGAGCTGAGAGAACTGTTCATGGATATCTTTATGTTGGTGGAGGAGCAAGGAGGCTACATAGACAACATCCAGACCAGTGTAGAGAAGACACAGGACTACGTCACCGTCACTAACGAGAAATTTAAAATGGCCACCAGGTACAAGAAGAAGAACCCTCTAAGGAGACTGTGCTGCTGTTGCTGCCCCTGGAGGTGCTGCACATAG
- the LOC112240122 gene encoding syntaxin-19 isoform X2: MKDRLEELRQRAQGFREVSRETDDTPFPEEDANPDAPLGVKVATPQQAVVFEQEPVLHNFLSEAQHIRGDITELETEVKKFSQQQRTLVATMRRFSVMKKDSDVTTDIKLQAESIHRRLDDLSKKAQSLEDMQGLATATTRIQRSQHAVLHRQFQQVMCLYNNSILSKQEHCKNFLIRQLEVFGRDVTEEGVDEMVATGKWEVFNQNLLNDERITRAQLSEIEQRHKELLNLESNMKELRELFMDIFMLVEEQGGYIDNIQTSVEKTQDYVTVTNEKFKMATRYKKKNPLRRLCCCCCPWRCCT, encoded by the exons ATGAAGGACCGCCTGGAGGAGCTGCGTCAGAGGGCCCAGGGTTTTCGGGaggtgagcagagagacagatgatACCCCATTCCCTGAGGAAGATGCTAACCCAGATGCCCCATTGGGGGTTAAGGTCGCCACCCCGCAGCAGGCTGTGGTGTTCGAGCAAGAACCAGTCCTGCACAACTTCCTGTCCGAGGCTCAGCATATCCGCGGTGACATCACTGAGCTGGAAACAGAG gTGAAGAAGTTCAGCCAGCAACAAAGGACCCTGGTGGCAACCATGCGTCGTTTCAGTGTGATGAAGAAGGACAGTGATGTGACGACGGACATCAAGCTGCAGGCAGAGAGCATCCACAGACGGCTGGACGACCTCTCCAAGAAGGCACAGAGTTTAGAAGACATGCAGGGACTGGCTACAGCCACTACACGCATCCAACGCTCCCAACACGCAGTGCTACACAGACAATTCCAACAG GTGATGTGTCTGTACAACAACTCCATCCTCAGTAAACAGGAGCATTGTAAAAACTTCCTCATCCGCCAGCTGGAGGTGTTTGGTCGTGACGTCACCGAGGAGGGAGTCGATGAAATGGTTGCCACGGGGAAGTGGGAGGTGTTTAATCAGAACCTGCTCAACGACGAACGCATCACACGTGCTCAGCTGTCCGAGATCGAGCAGAGACACAAG GAGCTGCTGAATCTGGAGAGCAACATGAAGGAGCTGAGAGAACTGTTCATGGATATCTTTATGTTGGTGGAGGAGCAAGGAGGCTACATAGACAACATCCAGACCAGTGTAGAGAAGACACAGGACTACGTCACCGTCACTAACGAGAAATTTAAAATGGCCACCAGGTACAAGAAGAAGAACCCTCTAAGGAGACTGTGCTGCTGTTGCTGCCCCTGGAG GTGCTGCACATAG